Proteins encoded within one genomic window of Bacillus sp. F19:
- a CDS encoding VOC family protein — translation MNQQKVRPFLMFTGKAEEAMNNYVSIFEGSEINSIHHHENGSVLHALFKLKGQEIMCIDSIVQHDFSFTPAISLFVVCDSEAEIEDAFEKLLKGGSILMPLAASPVSEKFGWVQDQYGVSWQLNYSKS, via the coding sequence ATGAATCAGCAAAAAGTGAGGCCGTTTCTTATGTTTACAGGAAAAGCAGAAGAGGCGATGAATAATTATGTATCTATTTTTGAAGGATCAGAAATTAACAGCATCCATCATCATGAAAACGGATCTGTTCTGCATGCTTTATTCAAATTAAAAGGGCAGGAAATCATGTGTATCGATAGCATCGTCCAGCATGATTTTTCTTTTACACCGGCAATTTCCTTATTTGTTGTTTGTGACAGTGAAGCTGAGATTGAAGATGCCTTTGAAAAACTATTAAAAGGAGGCAGCATATTAATGCCGCTGGCAGCCTCTCCAGTCAGCGAGAAGTTTGGATGGGTACAAGATCAATATGGTGTTTCCTGGCAGCTGAATTATTCAAAATCATAA
- a CDS encoding xanthine phosphoribosyltransferase, with protein sequence MKLLQDKINIEGKVLSNQVLKVDSFLNHQIDAFLMKEVGKEFADRFKNDGITKIVTIESSGIAPSVMAALELNVPVVFARKRKSLTLTDQLLTASVYSFTKQEENTIAVSGEHLTSEDRVLVIDDFLANGQAALGLAKIVEQAGATLAGIGIVIEKSFQEGGKILREKGFRVESLARIKSLENHEVQFLEETEEAAV encoded by the coding sequence ATGAAGCTATTGCAGGATAAAATTAATATTGAAGGAAAAGTTCTTTCAAACCAAGTATTGAAAGTGGATTCCTTTTTGAACCATCAGATTGATGCATTCTTGATGAAAGAAGTTGGGAAAGAATTTGCAGATCGATTTAAAAACGACGGCATTACAAAAATCGTGACAATTGAATCTTCTGGAATAGCACCATCTGTTATGGCTGCACTTGAGCTGAACGTTCCGGTCGTATTTGCCCGCAAAAGAAAGTCACTGACGCTTACAGATCAGCTTTTAACAGCATCTGTTTACTCTTTTACCAAACAAGAAGAAAATACAATCGCTGTATCAGGCGAGCATCTGACTTCCGAAGACCGTGTTTTAGTCATTGATGATTTCCTTGCAAATGGCCAGGCTGCACTTGGTCTTGCAAAAATAGTAGAACAAGCAGGTGCCACGCTTGCAGGAATCGGAATTGTAATTGAGAAATCCTTTCAAGAAGGCGGAAAAATTCTTCGCGAGAAAGGATTCCGCGTCGAATCACTTGCAAGAATAAAATCACTCGAAAATCATGAAGTTCAATTTCTTGAAGAAACGGAGGAGGCAGCGGTATGA
- a CDS encoding YkvR family protein — protein MTYSVFLNQIEIKPYFLKEELAENGAQRVTMDFKVHSENYYDITTLLYNQTFYVDIPDRNLSFKGTITNYTASLTNLYEKDATGDFHLELLEIS, from the coding sequence ATGACCTATTCGGTTTTCTTAAATCAAATTGAGATCAAACCCTATTTTTTAAAAGAAGAGCTTGCCGAAAACGGCGCACAGAGAGTAACAATGGACTTTAAAGTTCACTCTGAAAACTATTATGACATTACGACACTATTATATAATCAGACATTTTATGTGGATATTCCTGATAGAAATCTTTCTTTTAAAGGAACCATCACTAATTACACGGCATCGCTAACAAATTTATATGAAAAAGATGCAACAGGTGACTTTCATCTCGAGCTGCTGGAGATTTCATGA
- a CDS encoding class I SAM-dependent RNA methyltransferase, translated as MEKVTLIATAAMGLEALVAKEVRDLGYECTTENGKVTFQAEAKDIPRVNLWLRTADRVKLKVGEFKAYSFDELFEKTKALNWGDIIPAQAEFPVTGKSVKSKLFSVSDCQRIVKKAIAEKLKSHHNIASDWYEESGPLYKVEIALLKDVATLTIDTSGAGLHKRGFRLDQGGAPLKETLAAALVMLTNWTPDRPFADLFCGSGTIPIEAALIGQNIAPGFNREFVSEQWNWIDKQHWNNARLEAEDLANYDVPLDIAGYDIDHRMIRIAEENADEAGLGGIIQFKQMQVSDFTTRKEYGVIVGNPPYGERLGEKEEVEQMYKDLGRALAPHDTWSIYMLTSHKGFEQYYGRQATKKRKLFNGFIETDYYQFWGKRPPRDKKQV; from the coding sequence ATGGAAAAAGTCACATTAATTGCTACAGCAGCAATGGGCCTTGAAGCACTTGTTGCAAAGGAAGTGCGTGATCTTGGCTATGAGTGCACAACAGAAAACGGAAAAGTTACATTTCAGGCAGAAGCTAAAGACATACCGCGTGTGAATTTGTGGCTGCGCACAGCAGACCGTGTCAAATTAAAAGTAGGAGAATTCAAAGCCTATTCGTTTGACGAGCTTTTTGAAAAAACAAAAGCATTAAACTGGGGAGATATCATTCCTGCGCAGGCTGAATTTCCTGTCACAGGAAAATCAGTGAAATCAAAGCTGTTCAGCGTATCTGATTGCCAAAGGATCGTGAAAAAAGCAATCGCCGAAAAACTCAAAAGCCATCATAATATCGCATCTGATTGGTATGAGGAATCAGGTCCACTTTATAAAGTGGAGATTGCTCTTTTAAAAGATGTAGCAACACTGACCATTGACACAAGCGGTGCAGGACTTCATAAAAGAGGCTTCAGGCTTGATCAGGGCGGAGCTCCATTAAAAGAAACATTGGCAGCAGCACTTGTTATGCTGACGAACTGGACGCCGGACCGGCCATTTGCAGATCTTTTTTGCGGTTCAGGCACGATTCCTATTGAAGCAGCATTAATTGGACAGAACATTGCTCCGGGTTTTAATCGGGAATTTGTTTCCGAACAATGGAACTGGATTGATAAGCAGCACTGGAACAATGCAAGACTAGAAGCAGAAGACCTGGCCAACTACGATGTTCCTCTTGATATCGCAGGCTATGACATCGATCACAGAATGATCCGGATCGCTGAGGAAAATGCGGATGAAGCTGGTCTTGGCGGCATTATTCAGTTCAAACAAATGCAGGTAAGCGACTTCACGACCAGAAAAGAATACGGCGTCATCGTCGGCAATCCGCCGTATGGCGAACGTCTGGGCGAAAAAGAAGAAGTGGAACAAATGTATAAGGATTTAGGACGGGCTCTGGCTCCTCATGATACATGGTCGATTTATATGCTGACTTCTCATAAAGGATTTGAGCAATATTACGGCAGACAAGCTACAAAAAAACGAAAACTTTTTAACGGATTTATCGAAACAGATTATTATCAATTTTGGGGGAAACGCCCTCCGCGTGATAAGAAACAGGTATAG
- a CDS encoding ribonuclease H-like domain-containing protein, protein MSLKGKLNRLKTHMSLEGSSETVQTAHSEEIPNLEKWNALDAKPFWFDGEYCMVRERTFPLDYKHGLYQMGEFHRAVSLWNERNSLHPLSSKDHDSFELFFFDTETTGLGGGAGNTIFLLGHAQVFHDKVVVKQHFLPKPGNEVALYQSFLSHVNTKTLVTYNGKAFDWPQVKTRHTLVREQVPKLPAFGHFDLFHAARRLWKSSLESVKLSIVEKEILGIEREHDVPGYLAPMLYFTFVQSQDPDHIEGVMIHNEIDILSLITLYTHLSYRILFPGVEATDTEQYEVARWLLSAGDQETAFDTFRSVADRSEAKEFEAKFEMAMHLKRKKQLKEALPLFHSVAECTSLKQKAKAAVELAKYYEHKEKNYEKALSYATSAYLTIKAKDQTLKTDSEKEKLALLKRMKRLGNKSR, encoded by the coding sequence TTGTCATTAAAAGGAAAGTTAAATCGATTAAAAACACATATGTCGCTTGAAGGCAGTTCAGAAACTGTACAAACAGCCCATTCGGAGGAAATTCCCAACCTTGAAAAGTGGAACGCTCTAGATGCCAAGCCCTTTTGGTTTGATGGAGAGTATTGCATGGTCAGGGAACGCACTTTTCCGCTGGACTATAAACATGGTCTCTATCAAATGGGTGAATTTCATAGAGCCGTTTCTCTTTGGAATGAAAGAAACAGCCTGCATCCATTATCGTCCAAAGACCATGATTCTTTTGAATTATTTTTCTTTGATACAGAAACGACGGGACTCGGGGGAGGTGCAGGCAATACAATCTTTCTGCTTGGGCATGCACAGGTTTTCCATGACAAGGTGGTTGTCAAGCAGCATTTTCTCCCTAAACCGGGAAACGAAGTCGCACTTTATCAAAGCTTTTTAAGCCATGTGAATACAAAGACTCTCGTAACCTATAACGGTAAAGCGTTCGATTGGCCCCAGGTGAAAACAAGGCATACTCTAGTACGCGAACAAGTGCCAAAACTTCCCGCTTTCGGCCACTTTGATCTGTTCCATGCCGCGAGAAGGTTATGGAAATCAAGCTTGGAATCAGTAAAACTCAGCATAGTAGAGAAAGAAATACTGGGTATTGAACGTGAGCATGATGTTCCTGGCTATCTAGCTCCTATGCTTTATTTTACCTTTGTTCAGTCTCAGGATCCTGATCATATCGAGGGTGTAATGATTCATAACGAGATTGATATTCTTTCTTTAATTACTTTGTATACACATCTTTCTTACCGAATCTTGTTCCCGGGTGTCGAAGCAACGGATACAGAACAGTATGAAGTGGCAAGATGGCTGCTGTCTGCAGGAGATCAAGAAACAGCGTTCGACACATTCAGATCTGTAGCAGACCGCAGTGAGGCTAAAGAATTCGAGGCGAAATTCGAAATGGCCATGCATTTGAAAAGGAAAAAACAACTGAAGGAAGCCCTGCCATTATTTCATTCTGTTGCAGAGTGCACGAGCTTGAAACAGAAGGCGAAAGCTGCCGTAGAGCTTGCTAAGTATTATGAACACAAAGAAAAGAACTATGAAAAAGCACTGTCATATGCGACATCTGCTTACTTAACGATTAAAGCAAAAGATCAAACATTAAAAACCGATTCTGAAAAAGAAAAGCTTGCGCTCTTAAAAAGAATGAAGCGATTAGGAAATAAAAGCCGCTGA
- a CDS encoding YolD-like family protein, whose product MLRDRGNKKWQGFFMPEHIKMLKEVEREGLKVPRPQLSEDQIEEMETLLAESLTEKTLLEISSWKDGFFNTRVGTVEKVDPKKENTNYR is encoded by the coding sequence TTGTTAAGAGATCGCGGGAATAAAAAATGGCAGGGCTTCTTTATGCCAGAACATATAAAAATGTTAAAAGAAGTGGAACGAGAGGGCTTAAAAGTACCTAGACCACAATTAAGCGAAGACCAGATAGAAGAAATGGAAACGCTGCTGGCCGAAAGCCTTACCGAAAAAACGCTTTTAGAAATCAGCAGCTGGAAAGACGGCTTTTTTAATACCAGGGTAGGGACTGTAGAGAAAGTCGACCCAAAAAAAGAAAATACAAATTATAGATGA
- the gpsB gene encoding cell division regulator GpsB, with translation MLSDKIKLTAKEILEKEFKQGMRGYKQEDVDKFLDFVIKDYETFHQEIEELQQENLRLTKQLEDSFNRKQAQPVQTNTTNFDILKRLSNLEKHVFGSKLYD, from the coding sequence ATGCTTTCTGATAAAATAAAATTAACGGCTAAAGAAATTTTAGAAAAAGAATTTAAACAGGGTATGCGCGGTTATAAGCAGGAAGACGTTGATAAATTTTTGGACTTTGTGATTAAAGATTATGAAACGTTTCATCAGGAAATTGAGGAGCTGCAGCAGGAAAATCTTCGTTTGACAAAGCAGCTTGAAGATTCTTTTAATCGCAAACAGGCTCAGCCAGTACAAACAAATACGACGAATTTTGATATTCTGAAACGTTTATCTAACTTAGAGAAACACGTTTTCGGCAGCAAGCTTTACGACTGA
- a CDS encoding spore coat protein: MGPAKVCPPIVYPTKCCVQHTFSTTVVPHIHPTHTTVVNHQNFQHKHYFPQTQSAVNQASNQQFNCGGGPRPPFSPYGR; the protein is encoded by the coding sequence ATGGGACCTGCTAAAGTGTGTCCGCCGATTGTCTATCCGACAAAATGCTGTGTTCAGCACACATTTTCTACAACAGTCGTTCCGCACATTCATCCTACTCACACTACTGTAGTCAACCATCAGAACTTTCAGCATAAACATTATTTCCCTCAAACACAATCTGCGGTAAATCAGGCTTCAAATCAACAATTCAACTGCGGCGGCGGTCCAAGACCACCATTTAGTCCTTACGGCCGTTAA
- a CDS encoding purine permease, with translation MNNGAFKVFSLGIQHVLAMYAGAIIVPLIVGGALGLTAEQLTYLVSIDIFMCGLATLLQVWKNKFFGIGLPVVLGCTFTAVGPMIAIGTEYGISSIYGAILASGLFVILISTVFGKLAKFFPPVVTGSVVTIIGITLIPVAMNNMAGGQGSPDFGSISNIGLAFGVLLFIILLYRFFTGFIRSISILIGLLAGTAAAAFMGKVDIQPVYEASWFQVGKPFYFGTPTFEIAPILTMILVAIVSMVESTGVYYALGDLTKQKITKEDLAKGYRAEGIAYLLGGIFNAFPYTAYSQNVGLISLSGVKSKNVIYTAAGMLMVLGLVPKIAAFTTIIPEAVLGGAMVAMFGMVIAYGIKMLSQVEFASQENLLIIACSVGMGLGVTAVPDMFANLPESIKILTNNGIVAGSLTAILLNILFNVVRKEKNSGIAAFNEKHAS, from the coding sequence ATGAATAACGGTGCTTTCAAGGTTTTTTCATTAGGGATTCAGCATGTTCTGGCGATGTATGCAGGTGCCATCATCGTGCCGCTTATCGTAGGGGGAGCACTGGGACTTACAGCAGAACAGCTTACCTACCTTGTGTCGATTGATATTTTCATGTGCGGACTGGCTACGCTTCTTCAAGTATGGAAGAATAAATTCTTTGGAATTGGTTTGCCGGTCGTACTCGGATGTACGTTTACAGCTGTTGGACCAATGATAGCGATTGGAACGGAGTACGGCATATCTTCTATCTATGGAGCGATTCTTGCTTCTGGACTTTTTGTCATATTAATTTCAACTGTTTTTGGCAAGCTCGCGAAATTTTTTCCGCCTGTCGTAACAGGATCGGTTGTAACGATTATTGGGATCACTCTTATTCCTGTTGCCATGAACAATATGGCAGGAGGGCAGGGATCACCTGATTTTGGTTCTATTTCAAATATAGGGCTTGCATTTGGTGTATTGCTTTTTATCATTCTCCTGTATCGTTTTTTCACAGGATTTATTCGCTCAATTTCCATTTTGATCGGCCTTCTTGCGGGAACAGCAGCAGCTGCCTTTATGGGAAAAGTAGATATTCAGCCAGTGTATGAAGCAAGCTGGTTTCAAGTTGGAAAACCGTTTTACTTTGGAACGCCTACGTTTGAAATTGCACCAATATTAACCATGATTTTAGTTGCAATTGTCAGTATGGTTGAATCAACCGGTGTCTATTATGCTTTAGGGGATCTTACAAAGCAGAAAATAACAAAAGAGGATCTTGCTAAAGGATATCGCGCAGAGGGTATTGCCTATTTATTAGGAGGCATATTTAACGCCTTTCCATACACAGCCTACTCTCAAAATGTCGGATTAATTTCCCTTTCAGGTGTTAAATCTAAAAATGTCATTTACACAGCAGCCGGTATGTTGATGGTTCTGGGTTTGGTTCCAAAGATTGCGGCATTTACGACAATCATTCCTGAAGCCGTACTTGGCGGGGCAATGGTTGCCATGTTTGGAATGGTTATTGCCTATGGAATCAAGATGCTCAGTCAAGTGGAATTTGCTTCACAGGAAAATCTGCTGATTATTGCCTGCTCTGTTGGAATGGGTCTTGGGGTTACAGCTGTGCCGGATATGTTTGCAAATCTTCCTGAATCCATTAAAATTTTGACGAATAATGGGATTGTAGCTGGAAGTTTAACAGCCATTCTATTAAATATTCTTTTCAACGTTGTGCGAAAAGAAAAGAACAGCGGAATCGCTGCATTTAATGAAAAACATGCTTCCTAA
- a CDS encoding DUF1273 domain-containing protein — translation MKVITVSGYKPFELGIFKKDDPAILYIKKAIEKSLRPLIEDGLEWVLISGQLGVELWAAEVVFDLQLEYDELKLGVLTPFLDQEEKWNEDNKEYYEFILSQADFVDSITKRKYENPNQFCLKNEFFVSKSQGLLLVYDEENQGSPKFLLETVKKKSEAIEYSLMIISFSDLQMIVEEEQSKSDGFWSS, via the coding sequence ATGAAAGTAATAACAGTTTCAGGCTACAAGCCATTTGAGCTGGGTATTTTTAAAAAAGATGATCCTGCCATTCTGTATATTAAAAAGGCAATAGAAAAATCATTGAGGCCGCTGATTGAAGACGGATTAGAATGGGTATTGATTAGCGGACAGCTGGGTGTTGAACTATGGGCCGCAGAGGTTGTCTTTGATTTACAGTTAGAGTATGATGAATTAAAGCTGGGTGTGCTTACACCTTTTCTGGATCAGGAAGAGAAGTGGAATGAAGACAATAAAGAATATTATGAATTCATTCTGTCTCAAGCTGATTTTGTTGATAGTATTACAAAACGAAAATACGAAAATCCAAACCAGTTTTGCTTAAAAAATGAGTTTTTTGTTTCAAAGAGTCAAGGTTTGCTTCTTGTTTATGATGAAGAAAACCAGGGTTCTCCAAAATTTTTGCTGGAGACGGTCAAAAAGAAGTCTGAAGCTATCGAATATTCATTAATGATAATTTCTTTTTCAGATCTGCAAATGATTGTAGAAGAAGAGCAGAGTAAATCGGATGGATTTTGGTCAAGTTAG
- a CDS encoding ATP-dependent DNA helicase produces MPTSRLPFAVSKNETFYEGLNNWIGDVFYDILPEKGFELRDEQIFMAFQLERAFREKNVMFAEAGVGTGKTLVYLLYAISYARYTGKPAIIACADETLIEQLVKNEGDIAKLRKHLDLNIDVRLGKSQDQYLCLKKLDQTIQRTGDDLYLDLFESLPSFVHEKAGMQSFSHYGDRKEYPHLTDDEWNAVNYDPFQDCLSCDQRHRCGLTLSRDHYRKAADLIVCSHDFYMEHIWTFDSRKREGQMPLLPEHSSVVFDEGHLLEYAAQKALTYRVKSSTLAVLLERLLQNDIREEFAHLVEDTLVVNEEFFDSLLDASEEVPGSHRSKIFMNDTLKKQGIHLHRLLAEIGEALVFESEMYTIDSYELKIVEEYLDSMEFSISLFNKQSGAIHWIESGEQDFSLIIMPRTVEEVLREKVFSQKKPYIFSSATLSNNKSFDFIAGSLGIKDYLSLTVESPFDYEENMKIKLHDLSASQDLNKMKCVQTLENVKKTGGRALILFSAMNELEVFKQYISEQNTEYSFLFEGDQEISQLVSEFQNDETSILCAVHLWEGLDIPGASLSNVIIWSLPFPPTDPVFESKRSSTAKPFADVDMPYMILRLKQGIGRLIRTSTDQGGISIYLSSERDVKVLDQVKAILPVEPELV; encoded by the coding sequence ATGCCGACGTCACGTCTGCCTTTTGCCGTATCAAAGAATGAAACCTTCTATGAAGGATTAAATAACTGGATCGGTGATGTTTTTTATGATATTTTGCCTGAAAAAGGCTTTGAACTTAGAGATGAACAAATATTTATGGCGTTTCAGCTTGAACGCGCATTTCGCGAAAAAAACGTCATGTTTGCTGAAGCAGGAGTAGGAACGGGCAAAACCCTTGTTTATTTGCTTTATGCTATAAGCTATGCAAGATATACGGGGAAACCAGCTATCATTGCATGTGCTGATGAAACACTGATTGAACAGCTTGTTAAAAATGAGGGCGATATTGCTAAGCTCCGCAAGCATTTAGACTTAAATATCGATGTGCGTCTTGGGAAATCACAGGATCAGTATCTATGTCTTAAGAAACTGGATCAAACCATTCAGCGTACTGGTGATGATCTTTATCTGGATTTATTTGAATCATTGCCGTCCTTCGTTCATGAAAAAGCGGGTATGCAATCATTCAGCCATTATGGCGACAGAAAAGAATACCCTCATTTAACAGATGATGAATGGAACGCTGTGAATTATGACCCGTTTCAGGATTGTTTATCATGCGATCAAAGACATCGCTGCGGCCTAACTCTTTCACGCGATCATTACAGAAAAGCTGCTGATCTGATTGTCTGCTCACATGATTTTTACATGGAGCATATTTGGACATTTGATTCCAGAAAACGCGAAGGCCAGATGCCGCTTCTTCCAGAGCACAGTTCTGTCGTTTTTGACGAAGGCCATCTATTAGAATATGCAGCGCAAAAAGCTTTAACCTATAGAGTGAAAAGCAGCACACTTGCTGTTCTTCTGGAAAGACTTCTTCAAAACGATATCCGCGAGGAATTCGCTCATTTAGTGGAAGATACACTTGTAGTTAATGAAGAGTTTTTCGACAGCCTGCTGGATGCATCTGAAGAAGTTCCAGGCTCGCACCGTTCAAAAATTTTCATGAACGATACCTTAAAGAAGCAGGGCATTCATCTGCACCGGCTGCTGGCTGAAATCGGGGAAGCACTCGTATTCGAAAGCGAAATGTACACCATTGATTCCTACGAGCTGAAAATTGTTGAAGAATACTTGGATTCTATGGAATTCTCCATTTCTCTCTTTAATAAGCAGAGTGGGGCCATTCACTGGATTGAAAGCGGAGAGCAGGATTTTTCGCTCATTATTATGCCGCGGACCGTTGAAGAAGTGCTGAGAGAAAAAGTATTTTCACAGAAAAAACCATATATCTTCTCATCTGCCACTCTGTCTAATAATAAGTCATTTGATTTTATTGCCGGAAGTCTTGGCATTAAAGATTACTTGTCTCTCACGGTGGAGTCGCCATTTGATTATGAAGAAAATATGAAAATAAAACTTCACGATCTATCAGCTTCACAAGATCTTAATAAAATGAAGTGTGTTCAGACACTGGAAAATGTTAAAAAGACCGGCGGCCGTGCACTGATCCTGTTCAGTGCGATGAACGAACTCGAAGTCTTTAAACAATATATAAGTGAACAGAACACTGAATACTCATTCCTATTTGAAGGAGATCAGGAAATCAGCCAGCTCGTATCTGAGTTCCAAAATGACGAAACGTCCATTTTGTGTGCTGTGCATTTATGGGAAGGACTCGACATCCCAGGTGCATCACTGTCAAATGTGATTATCTGGTCACTCCCGTTTCCTCCAACAGACCCTGTCTTTGAATCTAAACGGAGCAGCACGGCAAAACCATTTGCTGATGTAGACATGCCTTACATGATTCTAAGACTGAAGCAGGGCATAGGACGCCTGATCAGAACAAGCACAGATCAGGGGGGAATTTCGATTTACCTATCAAGTGAACGTGATGTAAAAGTATTGGATCAGGTGAAAGCAATATTGCCGGTTGAGCCTGAATTAGTCTAA
- a CDS encoding L,D-transpeptidase family protein, with amino-acid sequence MKKILVIFTLALIMFFGAGISKSYAAGNDFIIINKSKNQLAYYQNSKLKSVFRVATGRQPSYTPEGKFKIVSKIVNRPYYKKGIPGGDPRNPLGNRWLGINARGTWGTTYAIHGNNNPSSIGQYISDGCIRMYDKEVEWLYSQVKMNTPVIITTSGKTFDSIALSNGYKVSGSKAVSSKPAASSGQNLKKGSRGSEVKQLQQLLTSKGFNTKGIDGVFGNNTDKAVRSFQKSKKLGVDGIVGPMTKKALSMY; translated from the coding sequence ATGAAAAAAATACTGGTTATTTTCACCTTGGCGCTGATCATGTTTTTTGGCGCGGGAATCAGCAAAAGTTATGCAGCTGGAAATGATTTTATCATCATCAACAAATCAAAAAATCAGCTTGCCTACTATCAAAACAGCAAATTAAAAAGCGTATTCAGAGTAGCTACAGGCAGGCAGCCTTCCTACACCCCGGAAGGAAAGTTTAAAATTGTCAGCAAAATTGTCAACAGACCTTATTACAAAAAAGGCATTCCAGGAGGAGATCCCCGCAATCCGCTGGGCAACCGCTGGCTTGGAATCAATGCCAGAGGAACTTGGGGCACTACTTATGCTATTCACGGCAATAACAATCCAAGTTCAATCGGACAATACATCAGTGATGGATGCATCCGAATGTATGACAAAGAAGTTGAATGGCTTTACAGCCAGGTGAAAATGAACACACCTGTTATTATCACCACTTCAGGCAAAACATTCGATTCAATTGCGCTTTCAAATGGCTACAAAGTCAGCGGAAGCAAAGCAGTCTCTTCTAAACCTGCTGCATCTTCCGGCCAAAATCTAAAAAAAGGCAGCCGGGGCAGCGAAGTAAAGCAGCTTCAGCAGCTGTTGACATCGAAAGGCTTTAATACAAAGGGCATTGATGGAGTTTTTGGAAACAATACTGATAAAGCGGTCAGATCATTCCAAAAGAGCAAAAAGCTTGGTGTTGATGGAATTGTCGGGCCTATGACTAAAAAAGCACTTAGTATGTATTAA
- a CDS encoding carboxypeptidase M32 has translation MSIQSIEKEFLEYLQKMKSYNEAISLMFWDLRTGAPKKAVEQRSQAIGVLSTEVFQMATSDQMRSYIDQVLQAKDEVSEIAYKAALECEKEYKLSKVIPQDEFKEYVILKSKAESVWEEAKDKSDFSLFAPYLKKLVETNKKFLEYWGYKENKYDTFLDQYEPGVTVEVLDRVFGELREHIVPLVKSITESPNQPETSFLYEPISKEKQRQISEFFLKELGYDFEAGRLDETVHPFAISLNRGDVRVTTKYAEKDFRTALFGTIHECGHAIYEQNISEKLEGTLLCDGTSMGIHESQSLFYEKFIGKNPGFWKRYYESLKQHAAGQFDDVSLEDFYRGVNESKPSLIRIEADELTYPLHIMIRYEIEKGLFNNEIEVEDLPRIWNEKYEEYLGVTPSNDGEGVLQDVHWSGGMFGYFPSYALGYMYAAQFKNAMQKDLPNFDEIVENGEFGTIKNWLTENIHQYGKMKQPLEILQDVTGEGLNAKYLIEHLETKYAKLYQLEAAK, from the coding sequence TTGTCCATTCAATCCATTGAAAAAGAATTTTTAGAGTATCTTCAAAAAATGAAAAGTTATAATGAAGCCATTTCTCTCATGTTTTGGGATCTTAGAACAGGGGCGCCTAAGAAAGCTGTTGAGCAGCGGTCTCAGGCAATTGGTGTCCTGTCTACAGAAGTTTTTCAAATGGCGACCTCTGATCAGATGAGATCATATATTGATCAAGTTTTACAGGCGAAAGATGAAGTTTCAGAAATTGCGTATAAAGCAGCGCTGGAGTGCGAGAAAGAATACAAGCTAAGTAAAGTGATTCCGCAGGATGAATTTAAGGAATATGTGATCCTTAAATCAAAAGCAGAATCGGTATGGGAGGAAGCAAAAGATAAATCTGATTTCAGCTTGTTTGCACCATACTTAAAAAAGCTTGTTGAAACAAACAAAAAGTTTCTTGAATATTGGGGTTATAAAGAAAACAAATATGATACTTTCTTAGATCAATATGAGCCTGGTGTAACGGTAGAAGTGCTTGACCGTGTATTTGGAGAGCTAAGAGAACACATTGTACCGCTCGTTAAGAGTATTACGGAATCTCCTAATCAGCCTGAAACGAGTTTTTTATATGAGCCGATCTCAAAAGAAAAACAGCGTCAAATCTCTGAATTTTTCTTAAAAGAGCTTGGCTATGATTTTGAAGCGGGGCGTTTGGATGAAACCGTGCATCCATTTGCAATCAGCTTAAACCGCGGGGACGTTAGGGTTACAACGAAGTATGCAGAGAAGGATTTCCGCACCGCGTTATTTGGCACCATTCATGAGTGCGGGCATGCCATTTATGAGCAGAATATTTCTGAAAAACTTGAAGGCACGCTGCTGTGTGATGGAACTTCAATGGGAATACATGAATCACAATCTCTCTTCTATGAAAAATTTATCGGGAAAAATCCCGGCTTCTGGAAACGCTACTATGAATCTTTAAAACAGCATGCAGCAGGTCAATTTGATGATGTCTCTTTAGAGGATTTTTATAGAGGCGTAAATGAATCTAAACCATCACTGATTCGAATTGAAGCGGATGAGCTGACATATCCGCTTCATATCATGATCCGCTATGAAATTGAAAAAGGTCTATTCAATAATGAAATTGAAGTTGAGGATCTTCCGCGTATATGGAATGAGAAATATGAGGAATACTTAGGGGTAACACCTTCAAATGACGGAGAAGGCGTTCTGCAGGATGTTCACTGGTCTGGCGGCATGTTCGGCTATTTCCCTTCGTATGCATTGGGGTATATGTATGCAGCCCAGTTTAAGAATGCGATGCAAAAAGACCTCCCGAATTTTGATGAGATTGTTGAAAATGGAGAATTCGGCACGATTAAAAACTGGCTGACTGAAAACATTCATCAATATGGAAAAATGAAACAGCCGCTTGAAATCCTTCAGGATGTCACAGGTGAAGGCCTGAATGCTAAATATTTGATTGAGCATCTTGAAACGAAATATGCAAAGCTTTACCAATTAGAGGCTGCAAAATAA